The Desulfurococcus sp. genome has a segment encoding these proteins:
- a CDS encoding molybdopterin molybdotransferase MoeA — MAGLSKRITALVSISEAVDLLAGILRGTVKLSVEEARVSSALGRILAEDVYAGINIPPFNRSAVDGYAVRAVDVVNASVYNPVELLLKGSVAAGEYPPSTCIGHGEAIRVHTGSPVPCGADAVVMDEDVEVADSRILVYKPVSPGQNISRMGEDFTRGELVVAKGTLLKPVHIAALSSIGVDKVKVYRKLEVGVLASGDEVCEPGVDVECETGVYNSSARLLVALLLNTGFTSVKYYGVFPDDPEILGDALRKAAVENDLVVTTAGTGVSEGDTVIDVAMHSWRLVFRGVRMRPGRPTSLSLVEGKPVLHLSGYPVAAWTGYEAILMPAFSKWLGLKGVERPVVYARLSRRIPNTVGYTSYIRVTLRDTGGEYVAEPYMLRGSGVLSSLLRSHGYIVIPENVEGFEKDSIVPVYLF, encoded by the coding sequence GTGGCAGGGTTGAGTAAGAGGATCACAGCACTTGTAAGTATTAGTGAAGCCGTAGACCTGCTCGCCGGGATCCTCAGGGGTACAGTAAAGCTCAGCGTAGAGGAGGCTAGGGTTTCAAGCGCGCTGGGCAGGATTCTCGCAGAAGATGTCTACGCAGGCATAAATATACCTCCATTCAATAGAAGTGCTGTAGACGGCTACGCTGTTAGAGCAGTTGATGTTGTTAACGCATCAGTGTACAACCCGGTTGAACTTTTATTGAAGGGTTCAGTGGCAGCTGGCGAGTATCCCCCCAGCACCTGTATAGGCCATGGGGAGGCTATAAGAGTTCACACAGGCTCACCTGTGCCCTGTGGAGCTGATGCTGTGGTAATGGATGAAGACGTTGAAGTCGCTGATAGTAGAATACTAGTCTACAAGCCTGTCTCACCAGGCCAGAATATATCGAGGATGGGGGAAGACTTCACTAGAGGAGAGCTAGTAGTTGCTAAAGGCACACTGCTAAAACCTGTTCATATTGCAGCTCTATCCAGCATAGGAGTAGATAAGGTTAAAGTCTACAGGAAGCTGGAGGTAGGTGTTCTAGCATCAGGCGACGAGGTCTGTGAGCCAGGAGTAGATGTAGAGTGCGAGACAGGAGTCTATAATTCCTCAGCGAGGCTGCTTGTAGCCCTCCTACTCAACACGGGATTCACAAGCGTAAAATACTATGGGGTATTCCCCGACGACCCTGAGATACTGGGAGACGCGTTAAGAAAAGCGGCTGTAGAAAACGACCTCGTGGTGACAACAGCTGGCACTGGTGTCAGCGAGGGTGACACTGTAATAGATGTAGCAATGCATTCCTGGAGGTTAGTATTCCGTGGTGTTAGAATGCGGCCTGGAAGACCAACCTCTCTATCACTAGTAGAAGGGAAGCCAGTGCTTCATTTATCCGGGTACCCAGTTGCAGCGTGGACTGGATACGAAGCCATATTAATGCCAGCCTTCTCTAAGTGGCTGGGGCTAAAGGGTGTTGAAAGACCCGTGGTGTACGCTAGGCTGTCCCGTAGAATACCTAATACTGTAGGTTATACAAGCTACATAAGAGTCACCTTGAGGGATACCGGTGGAGAATACGTTGCTGAACCGTACATGCTAAGAGGGAGCGGTGTACTCTCAAGCCTTCTCAGGAGCCACGGCTACATAGTTATACCTGAGAACGTGGAGGGATTCGAGAAGGATAGCATTGTACCAGTATACTTGTTCTAA
- a CDS encoding DMT family transporter, with protein sequence MQVKHLLFFPVIWLAISSASILVVLSGAPGEVNAFWRMFLSSLLLLPSWLEKKPQVRLHHVASGAALAFHFILWMKSLFMVSVYTSTLLVVLYPLYSLLLEVALYSYRPSGLQLLGFTTSVLSLVFYIGVNRLAFNPGAISSLAAGFSVAVYFEIGRYARSTRGETLADYAFPTYLTAAVFTLAYNIAAGLNPIPGNPVSYVYFALMALIPMMLGHTLMNYLLRYYPAHLVTSVSLGEPFGAGLLAHVILGQVIALSDLVAGAIIILSLALIIYGYRGGNPGSAGGRVE encoded by the coding sequence ATGCAGGTGAAACATCTTCTCTTCTTCCCAGTCATATGGCTTGCAATAAGCTCAGCTAGCATTCTAGTCGTGCTTTCAGGTGCTCCCGGCGAGGTTAATGCATTCTGGAGAATGTTTCTCTCATCACTACTGCTACTGCCATCATGGCTGGAGAAGAAGCCGCAGGTAAGACTGCATCACGTGGCATCAGGGGCCGCTCTCGCTTTCCACTTTATCTTATGGATGAAGAGTCTCTTCATGGTTTCAGTGTATACTAGCACACTGCTCGTTGTACTATACCCTTTATACTCGCTTCTATTAGAGGTAGCTCTATACAGTTATAGGCCTAGCGGCTTGCAGCTACTCGGCTTTACTACGAGTGTACTATCTCTAGTCTTCTACATAGGGGTTAACAGGCTTGCCTTTAATCCAGGCGCGATCTCATCGCTTGCAGCAGGCTTCTCGGTAGCAGTATACTTTGAAATAGGTAGGTATGCGAGGAGTACTAGAGGGGAGACTCTAGCTGACTACGCGTTTCCAACGTATCTTACTGCAGCAGTGTTCACGCTAGCCTATAATATTGCCGCTGGCTTGAATCCTATTCCAGGTAACCCTGTATCCTACGTCTACTTCGCTTTAATGGCTTTAATACCCATGATGCTAGGCCACACTCTTATGAATTATCTTTTAAGGTATTATCCAGCCCACCTTGTAACCTCTGTGTCCCTTGGAGAGCCGTTTGGAGCGGGCTTACTAGCACACGTAATTCTCGGTCAGGTTATAGCTTTAAGTGATCTTGTAGCCGGCGCTATCATAATATTATCTTTAGCCCTAATAATCTACGGTTATAGAGGTGGAAATCCAGGTTCAGCAGGTGGCAGGGTTGAGTAA
- the argS gene encoding arginine--tRNA ligase, whose product MTGLQECILQGFIKAAGEVLGLDSSLLEAYIREGRIKVAPTPSPAMGDYGIPLHAVLKSYPREKWGELGELIAERLLGYLPSECRARKTLFTNGYLNIEVDYSTLFSSFMESLLSGKMEEELKGVGAGRIIVVEHTSANPVHPLHLGSARNSVLGDTYARLLKRLGFNTIRLFYVNDLGRQIAVLAYGVSKLKALGVEPRRELKVDHWYGVVYALTNILIEEDKLAGKLADLKVELKRILEDIAGSLREKLSGEDPEAVRIYSKITLVLRKLELKHDTLKLLRVVREVSGSQHPAVSPYRARLLDVITRYMELHEEYAGYVKARNKLCRDYHVECVSLLKAFEGYEKAEEEIAELMRRAEKGDPEARSLLRDVSREVLRGFKETLSSLNILFDGFDHESSDEILELSKRIVDNVAGSRYARIVDGAVEVDLNKAGEEHEYVRRLFYPDEPGRFIIRRRDGTTLYVTRDIAYTLMKFTRYNADKVYNVIAVEQARAQKQLKAILHLLGYQKEAENLIHFSYEMVHLKGMRMSGRRGIYYTIDELLADIVDFMIEKQLESSEEKRKATGESSDLEEAARMLAVNNLRALLLSVEPSKVLTFDLKNARAFEHGVIVTYSLVRAQSVLRKLWGFEPLDNPGELRARGMEVLSNLKGRELEFGVEERQLVEELLDYMKVLREAYEYMRPDKILVYAVNLALGFNKLYEKHRIINEPDPVKRSARILLTIATMLLLADLSDVMGFYKLRKL is encoded by the coding sequence TTGACAGGACTTCAAGAGTGCATACTACAAGGGTTTATCAAGGCTGCAGGAGAAGTCTTAGGTTTAGATAGTAGCCTACTAGAGGCTTACATAAGAGAGGGGAGAATCAAGGTTGCTCCAACTCCTAGCCCTGCTATGGGCGACTATGGTATTCCCCTCCACGCCGTACTGAAATCCTATCCTCGCGAGAAGTGGGGTGAGCTGGGAGAGCTAATAGCAGAGAGGCTGCTAGGCTATCTCCCCTCTGAGTGCAGGGCTAGAAAGACACTATTTACTAACGGCTACCTCAACATTGAGGTAGATTACTCTACGTTATTCTCATCCTTCATGGAGTCCCTGCTCTCGGGGAAAATGGAAGAAGAGTTGAAAGGAGTTGGAGCTGGTAGAATAATTGTAGTCGAGCATACAAGTGCTAATCCAGTCCACCCTCTCCACCTTGGTAGCGCTAGAAACAGTGTGCTAGGTGACACCTATGCACGACTACTTAAACGGCTGGGCTTTAATACCATAAGACTCTTCTACGTTAACGATCTCGGCCGTCAAATAGCAGTGCTAGCATACGGTGTCAGCAAGCTTAAAGCTCTAGGAGTAGAGCCTAGACGGGAGTTAAAGGTAGACCACTGGTATGGTGTAGTATACGCGTTAACTAACATCCTGATAGAGGAGGATAAGCTGGCTGGTAAGCTCGCTGATCTAAAAGTGGAGTTGAAGCGCATCCTAGAGGATATAGCTGGGTCACTTCGAGAAAAGCTTAGCGGAGAGGATCCTGAGGCAGTGAGGATCTACTCGAAGATCACGCTAGTACTACGCAAGTTAGAGCTTAAGCATGACACGCTAAAGCTACTTAGAGTAGTCCGGGAGGTTTCAGGCAGCCAGCATCCCGCTGTAAGCCCCTATAGAGCAAGACTCCTAGATGTCATTACGAGATACATGGAGCTTCATGAAGAGTACGCGGGTTACGTGAAAGCCAGGAACAAGCTGTGCAGAGACTACCATGTGGAGTGCGTAAGCCTCCTCAAAGCCTTTGAAGGGTATGAGAAGGCTGAAGAAGAAATAGCAGAGTTAATGAGGAGAGCGGAGAAAGGCGATCCTGAAGCTAGAAGCCTTCTTAGAGATGTATCCAGGGAGGTTTTAAGAGGCTTCAAGGAAACCCTAAGCAGCCTGAATATACTCTTCGATGGATTCGACCACGAGTCCAGCGACGAGATACTAGAGTTATCGAAGCGTATCGTAGATAATGTCGCGGGATCGCGGTATGCTAGAATAGTGGATGGAGCTGTAGAAGTAGATTTGAACAAGGCTGGAGAGGAACACGAGTACGTTAGAAGGCTATTCTACCCTGATGAACCCGGTAGATTCATTATCAGGCGGAGGGATGGAACCACACTCTACGTGACACGGGATATCGCTTACACTCTCATGAAGTTTACAAGGTATAATGCGGATAAAGTCTACAATGTTATAGCTGTCGAGCAGGCACGCGCGCAGAAACAGCTGAAAGCCATCCTACACCTACTGGGATATCAAAAAGAGGCGGAGAATCTCATCCACTTCTCGTACGAGATGGTTCACTTAAAGGGTATGAGGATGAGTGGCAGGAGAGGCATATACTATACGATCGACGAGCTACTAGCTGATATAGTGGACTTCATGATTGAAAAACAGCTGGAAAGCTCGGAGGAGAAGCGTAAGGCAACTGGGGAGAGCAGTGATTTAGAGGAAGCAGCTAGAATGCTAGCTGTGAACAACCTGAGAGCCCTCCTACTCTCCGTTGAGCCGAGCAAAGTGCTTACATTCGACTTAAAGAATGCGAGAGCCTTCGAGCATGGAGTCATAGTCACATATAGTCTTGTGAGAGCTCAAAGCGTGCTCAGGAAGCTCTGGGGCTTCGAGCCCCTAGATAACCCTGGTGAACTGCGAGCTAGAGGCATGGAGGTACTCTCGAATCTTAAAGGCAGGGAGCTGGAATTCGGTGTGGAGGAGAGGCAGCTGGTTGAAGAGCTCTTAGATTACATGAAGGTCTTAAGAGAGGCCTACGAGTACATGCGGCCTGATAAAATCCTCGTGTACGCTGTGAATTTAGCGTTAGGCTTCAACAAGCTCTACGAGAAGCACAGGATAATAAACGAGCCCGACCCTGTTAAGAGGAGCGCGAGGATACTGCTGACTATAGCTACTATGCTGCTGCTAGCAGACCTATCAGATGTAATGGGGTTCTATAAGCTTAGGAAGCTGTAG
- a CDS encoding glyceraldehyde-3-phosphate ferredoxin oxidoreductase, with protein sequence MSERKYRALFIDAGERKYWIEEYPLSEVYSPLSLGIKLHLERYESWSKPVYHPDNALVLGAGLFTGSKMYGAHRFVAVFRSPLTRGLHSSEMGGAAFQFRVNADAIVVVGKSTTPLVVKIYDEGGGEPVVEFHEIAEEKLEEVWRGYSGFKGVYALQQYLSDNFKSFYEEYDGRSILVGPASKYTNIGALASITLHKGRMDLGSEDFAARAGGGSVLYRAHGVAAIIYGGRYDRSVKLPEDLRDTRGLDKIFTELIKQPYTQAVINAGVKYRYDSKLNTGGTLGGNYPHLGVTTPMFNWNFIYQPRDVREKLHELIMKYMWEPFNKEAIETKSWKTCGEPCPLACKKVRRDRYKSDYEPYNGLGPMIGVLDIHEAEKAVELADAYGFDAIELAQIVGFVFEALHKGLLKPEEVGLPSKPFFDPASYSIEHARVNAELAVRLIEQLAFGGNPILRLIGEKGLRSAARVLDILYSDRTTTSKTKFTDIPVYAAFGEEGHITPNFYWTPGLVAPMIVLGKYWTLYSGVFLEPEEFASKSFERAINEALVTDMGICRFHRGWAEKTIPVILERYYGLEKPLERSLKVYREIARYQKLAGALPAYWDSSKIVDFMALAAREYGNEAWSRRFDSNKEDAAREWWERFYRRIQELLGGI encoded by the coding sequence TTGAGTGAGCGTAAGTATAGGGCTCTATTCATTGATGCAGGAGAAAGGAAGTACTGGATTGAAGAATACCCGTTAAGCGAGGTCTACTCGCCGCTCTCCCTGGGTATTAAACTACACCTTGAGAGGTATGAGTCGTGGAGTAAGCCTGTCTACCACCCTGATAACGCCCTGGTATTAGGAGCCGGCTTGTTCACAGGCTCTAAGATGTATGGTGCCCATAGATTCGTAGCTGTATTCCGCAGCCCGTTAACAAGGGGACTACACTCCTCTGAGATGGGGGGCGCTGCATTCCAGTTTAGAGTTAACGCCGACGCAATAGTCGTAGTTGGCAAATCTACTACACCTCTAGTAGTTAAAATCTACGATGAGGGAGGCGGGGAACCCGTAGTTGAATTCCACGAGATAGCTGAAGAGAAGCTTGAAGAAGTGTGGAGGGGTTACAGTGGCTTCAAGGGTGTCTACGCGCTCCAGCAGTACCTTAGTGACAACTTTAAGAGCTTCTACGAGGAGTACGATGGGAGGTCTATTCTAGTAGGCCCGGCATCCAAGTACACTAATATAGGTGCACTAGCATCTATAACACTCCATAAGGGTAGAATGGATCTTGGAAGCGAGGATTTCGCTGCTAGAGCAGGAGGAGGAAGCGTTCTCTACAGAGCCCACGGGGTTGCAGCTATAATCTACGGGGGTAGATACGATAGAAGCGTAAAGTTACCTGAAGACCTAAGGGATACACGTGGACTAGACAAGATATTCACCGAGCTGATTAAGCAGCCGTACACTCAGGCAGTGATTAATGCTGGAGTCAAGTATAGATACGACTCCAAGCTGAATACCGGGGGAACACTCGGCGGCAACTATCCTCACCTAGGGGTAACAACACCAATGTTCAACTGGAACTTCATCTACCAGCCGAGAGATGTGAGAGAAAAACTCCACGAGCTTATAATGAAGTACATGTGGGAGCCGTTCAATAAAGAGGCTATTGAAACTAAGAGCTGGAAGACCTGTGGTGAACCCTGCCCGCTTGCATGCAAGAAGGTGAGGAGAGACCGGTACAAGAGTGATTACGAGCCGTACAATGGCCTTGGACCCATGATAGGCGTCCTAGATATACATGAAGCCGAGAAAGCTGTTGAACTAGCAGACGCGTATGGATTCGACGCTATAGAGCTAGCCCAGATAGTCGGGTTTGTATTCGAAGCACTACACAAGGGTCTACTGAAGCCTGAGGAGGTCGGCTTACCGAGCAAGCCATTCTTCGATCCAGCATCCTATAGCATCGAGCATGCACGTGTCAACGCCGAGCTAGCTGTTAGATTAATAGAGCAGCTTGCCTTCGGAGGCAACCCGATACTGAGACTTATAGGTGAGAAGGGGTTAAGGTCAGCTGCTAGAGTACTCGACATACTGTACAGTGATAGAACTACTACAAGTAAAACCAAGTTCACTGATATCCCAGTATACGCGGCTTTCGGTGAGGAAGGACACATCACGCCGAACTTCTACTGGACTCCCGGGCTTGTCGCCCCGATGATAGTTCTAGGCAAGTACTGGACCCTCTACTCTGGTGTATTCCTGGAGCCCGAGGAATTCGCATCTAAGTCCTTTGAGAGAGCTATCAACGAAGCCTTGGTGACAGATATGGGGATATGTAGATTCCACAGGGGATGGGCTGAGAAGACAATACCAGTCATACTCGAGAGATACTATGGTCTCGAGAAGCCTTTAGAGAGATCACTGAAAGTATACAGGGAGATAGCTAGATATCAGAAGCTGGCTGGAGCACTCCCAGCCTACTGGGATTCAAGCAAGATAGTAGACTTCATGGCTCTAGCAGCCAGAGAGTATGGTAATGAAGCTTGGAGCCGTAGGTTCGATTCAAACAAGGAGGATGCTGCAAGAGAGTGGTGGGAGCGCTTCTATAGGAGGATCCAGGAGCTACTAGGAGGAATCTAA
- a CDS encoding PadR family transcriptional regulator translates to MNLRHKSKYIKLLVLEAARDKGFYGYSLLKSIRVETGLPVNPGILYTLLKQMVREGLLSVEENKVDGRRRKIFKLTEKGARYLNENREKLEEARKYLSKLRLAKKIGVLELIGWLLKLIDRLDELEPRQLREIECGINEFRLILNSVLT, encoded by the coding sequence GTGAATCTAAGGCATAAGAGCAAGTATATCAAGCTACTAGTGCTTGAAGCAGCCAGAGATAAAGGCTTCTACGGTTATAGTCTACTAAAGAGTATTAGAGTAGAGACAGGGCTACCCGTCAACCCCGGCATTCTCTACACGCTGTTGAAGCAGATGGTTAGAGAGGGGTTGCTTAGCGTTGAAGAAAATAAAGTTGATGGTAGACGAAGAAAGATCTTCAAGCTTACTGAGAAGGGGGCTCGATATCTTAATGAGAATAGAGAAAAGCTAGAGGAGGCAAGAAAGTATCTTTCAAAGCTAAGACTTGCAAAGAAAATCGGTGTGCTGGAGCTTATTGGATGGCTATTAAAGCTTATTGATAGGCTAGACGAGCTTGAACCCAGGCAACTCCGTGAAATTGAGTGCGGGATCAACGAGTTTAGGCTTATATTAAACAGCGTGCTTACCTGA
- a CDS encoding ABC transporter ATP-binding protein, whose translation MREVLRLEDVWKIYRTGEVETKALRGVTLGVNRGEFIAVMGPSGSGKSTLLNIMGLLDKPTSGRVFVEGRDVTELDKNEIADIRNRKIGFVFQRFNLVNRLTVLENIELPLIPRGIPRSIRVEKVVRALKMAGGRESWLLKKPEQLSGGEQQRVAIARAIVGDPEVILADEPTGNLDRASARIVVETFLSLRSTGLTIVVVTHDPEIANCSERILVIRDGVIASIVDPEPDKCIMKTLSS comes from the coding sequence ATGAGAGAAGTCTTAAGGCTTGAAGATGTCTGGAAGATCTATAGGACAGGGGAAGTTGAAACTAAAGCTTTAAGAGGAGTAACTCTCGGGGTTAATAGAGGCGAGTTCATAGCTGTAATGGGTCCAAGCGGCTCCGGCAAGTCTACTCTACTCAACATCATGGGCTTACTCGACAAGCCTACGTCAGGGAGAGTGTTTGTTGAGGGCAGGGATGTAACAGAGCTTGATAAAAATGAAATAGCTGATATAAGGAATAGAAAAATAGGCTTTGTCTTCCAGCGTTTTAACCTAGTTAACAGGCTTACAGTCCTAGAGAACATTGAGCTACCATTAATTCCCAGAGGTATCCCGAGGAGTATTAGAGTTGAGAAAGTAGTTAGAGCCCTCAAGATGGCTGGAGGAAGGGAGTCCTGGCTTCTCAAGAAGCCTGAGCAATTGAGTGGTGGCGAGCAGCAGAGAGTTGCTATCGCTAGAGCGATTGTCGGCGACCCTGAGGTTATACTAGCTGATGAACCCACAGGTAACCTGGATAGAGCTTCAGCCAGGATTGTTGTAGAAACGTTCCTCTCATTGAGGAGCACAGGGCTAACTATTGTTGTTGTAACCCATGACCCGGAGATAGCTAACTGCTCTGAGAGAATACTCGTGATAAGAGATGGAGTTATAGCATCTATAGTAGACCCCGAGCCGGATAAATGCATCATGAAGACACTAAGCTCGTGA
- a CDS encoding ABC transporter permease, giving the protein MLLSDAIRLSFKTLTEKKLRALLTIIGIAIGPMALITIGGVTSGYGDYIIESITGLGQNLIVVTPSSGYKLTSSDLNTLKSINGVADVSPFYSTQGEMYLGGEKKTVFIYGVNPEFLLKALTSLSVKEGETPSPSDVGKALVGYKIAFSDNGEPRYLLGDTISIIIYSIQPGGKIELKRLNLIISGILDKYGGAAFLNPDQTIFISMETVEKMLGVKEWSGILLLAESPERVEEVSSTVRNMYSGKVDVISFLAIARIASSIISAVNFITFAATLSAFAVAVAGTASTMITSVMERTREIGVLKALGFKDREVLFLIILEGVIMSAIGFIIGFVVGYAGSHLLSSRGMVISSGVFSISIQASPKITVKLVGEAVILTILTGIFGAVFPAYRAMKIPPAVALRYE; this is encoded by the coding sequence GTGCTGTTAAGTGATGCTATTAGGCTCAGCTTCAAGACGCTTACAGAGAAGAAACTGCGAGCTCTACTAACGATCATAGGTATAGCTATAGGGCCTATGGCTCTTATAACTATAGGCGGTGTCACCTCAGGTTACGGCGACTACATTATTGAGAGTATCACTGGGCTGGGACAGAACCTCATAGTTGTTACGCCGAGCAGTGGCTACAAGCTTACGAGCAGCGACCTCAACACTCTTAAGAGTATTAATGGGGTAGCAGACGTCTCACCATTCTATTCAACTCAGGGGGAGATGTATCTAGGAGGCGAGAAGAAAACTGTCTTCATCTACGGCGTTAACCCGGAGTTCCTTTTAAAGGCTTTAACAAGCTTGAGTGTCAAGGAGGGTGAAACACCTTCTCCCAGTGATGTGGGTAAAGCTCTAGTAGGCTATAAAATAGCTTTTAGCGATAACGGCGAGCCCAGATACCTTCTCGGTGACACTATCTCTATAATAATATACAGTATCCAACCCGGGGGGAAGATAGAGTTGAAGAGGCTTAACCTCATTATATCAGGTATACTAGACAAGTATGGGGGAGCAGCATTCCTAAACCCTGATCAAACGATCTTTATTTCAATGGAAACTGTTGAAAAAATGCTTGGTGTAAAAGAGTGGAGCGGTATCCTCCTGCTAGCCGAGTCGCCTGAGAGAGTTGAGGAGGTTTCAAGTACCGTGAGAAACATGTATAGCGGGAAGGTTGATGTCATATCCTTCCTAGCTATAGCGAGGATTGCATCAAGTATAATCTCAGCTGTAAACTTCATAACATTCGCTGCAACCCTCTCAGCATTCGCTGTTGCTGTCGCCGGCACTGCATCAACAATGATAACGAGTGTCATGGAGCGTACAAGAGAAATAGGTGTCTTGAAGGCCCTTGGATTCAAGGATAGAGAAGTACTATTCCTCATAATACTTGAAGGAGTGATAATGAGTGCTATAGGATTCATCATAGGATTCGTTGTGGGGTATGCAGGGTCACACCTGCTATCATCAAGAGGGATGGTGATATCAAGCGGTGTCTTCTCCATTAGTATTCAAGCATCACCTAAGATTACAGTTAAACTGGTGGGGGAGGCAGTGATCCTCACTATTCTGACAGGTATCTTTGGGGCAGTGTTCCCAGCATATAGGGCTATGAAGATACCGCCAGCTGTAGCTTTAAGATACGAGTAG
- a CDS encoding TIGR00269 family protein: protein MPSCSICEKPAVYVNPVNRRAYCRQHFIEYFERKVKKTIRKYRMLGRREHIIVAVSGGKDSMALLHILHKLSRKMPGWRVTAVLVDEGIKGYREKTILNLVRYAEKTGVEYHIASFKEYVGATLDEIIEKGREKGLPYLPCSYCGVFRRYVLNKAARKLGGTVIATAHNLDDMVQTFIMNLASNSISKIFKLTPVVSSDEGVFIRRIKPFYMIPEKESALYALLNGLIEPDYVQCPYAQYNIRFAVRKALNELEDKYPGFKHGLLNSLISLTERPLQEAEGRRYNCEICGEPSSHPVCRACLYRFELGLMSSEEAGKTIDAVKRYPELRKYIYRAEIVDSSG, encoded by the coding sequence ATGCCCAGTTGCAGTATCTGCGAGAAGCCAGCTGTGTACGTTAACCCTGTGAATAGGAGAGCCTATTGCAGACAGCACTTCATAGAGTACTTTGAGAGGAAGGTGAAGAAGACTATAAGAAAGTATAGAATGCTGGGAAGGAGGGAGCACATAATTGTCGCGGTAAGCGGAGGCAAGGATTCAATGGCCCTCCTCCACATCCTTCATAAGCTATCTAGGAAGATGCCAGGCTGGCGGGTGACAGCAGTTCTAGTTGATGAAGGCATTAAAGGATACCGAGAGAAGACTATCCTGAACCTCGTAAGGTACGCTGAGAAGACAGGCGTAGAGTACCATATTGCCTCATTCAAGGAGTATGTTGGTGCAACACTCGATGAGATCATTGAGAAGGGAAGAGAGAAAGGGCTTCCATACCTCCCGTGCAGTTACTGCGGGGTTTTCAGGAGGTATGTTTTAAATAAAGCAGCTAGGAAGCTCGGGGGTACAGTTATAGCTACCGCACATAATCTCGACGACATGGTTCAAACATTCATTATGAACTTGGCTTCAAACAGCATTAGTAAGATCTTCAAGTTGACTCCTGTTGTCTCCAGCGATGAAGGCGTGTTCATTAGGAGAATTAAGCCATTCTACATGATCCCGGAGAAGGAGTCAGCACTATACGCTCTCTTAAACGGTTTAATCGAGCCAGACTACGTGCAGTGTCCTTACGCTCAATACAATATAAGGTTTGCTGTAAGAAAAGCGTTAAACGAGCTTGAAGACAAGTACCCGGGATTCAAGCATGGTTTACTAAACAGTCTTATCTCTCTAACTGAAAGACCGCTGCAGGAGGCTGAAGGTAGAAGATATAACTGCGAGATATGTGGTGAGCCTTCATCCCATCCTGTGTGCAGGGCGTGCCTCTACAGGTTTGAGCTGGGTTTAATGAGTAGTGAGGAGGCTGGTAAAACTATAGATGCAGTTAAACGGTACCCTGAGCTCCGAAAATACATTTATCGTGCTGAGATAGTGGACTCCTCAGGGTGA
- a CDS encoding metallophosphoesterase yields the protein MTRILVLSDIHERTQKLKLLSKRVEVEGGVDAVIVAGDLTYYKTMEVAVEVLRKLREAIGRPVFFIPGNCDDPRLLNAGEIYEGIIGVHGRAVVLDNYVLYGIGGGGISPFHTMIEFSEEEFSRFLNEAEELDPSRLIMATHQPVHGFFDKVGGVNVGSRAFRRFLEERKPLLWVTGHIHEHSGWTRAGSTIIVHPGPFMRGYHALIELSGTTVNRVVVGRV from the coding sequence TTGACTAGAATACTAGTTTTAAGCGATATACACGAGAGAACCCAGAAGCTTAAACTACTCTCCAAGCGGGTTGAAGTAGAAGGAGGAGTAGATGCTGTTATTGTAGCCGGCGATTTAACCTACTATAAGACTATGGAGGTTGCAGTCGAGGTCCTGAGGAAGCTGAGGGAAGCTATAGGTAGGCCGGTTTTCTTCATTCCAGGCAACTGTGATGACCCAAGGCTTCTTAACGCGGGGGAAATATACGAGGGTATTATAGGAGTGCACGGTAGAGCTGTAGTATTAGACAACTACGTGCTCTACGGTATCGGTGGGGGAGGTATATCTCCATTCCACACTATGATCGAGTTCAGCGAGGAGGAGTTCAGTAGATTCCTGAATGAGGCTGAGGAATTAGATCCCTCAAGGTTGATCATGGCTACCCATCAACCAGTACACGGATTCTTCGATAAAGTTGGAGGCGTCAACGTGGGTTCAAGAGCATTCAGGAGGTTCCTTGAAGAGCGTAAACCCCTCCTCTGGGTGACAGGGCATATACACGAGCATTCAGGATGGACTAGAGCAGGTTCAACAATAATAGTTCATCCAGGCCCCTTTATGAGAGGATACCACGCTCTCATAGAGCTATCAGGTACAACCGTCAATAGAGTAGTAGTTGGAAGAGTGTAG